Sequence from the Ziziphus jujuba cultivar Dongzao chromosome 9, ASM3175591v1 genome:
tctaaattttagCAGCCTGTTGggagtttaattttaaaaatgcaatatttttttttcttttttttttttttttttggtgtgatGGTGTTTACAGGTGGTAAGAGTGCGATACTTACTGCTTTGTGCGTTGCATTTGGGTGTCGAGCTAAAGGGACTCAAAGGGCTTCAACGTTGAAGGATTTTATTAAAACTGGTTGCAGGTTTGTGTTCGCCTtgccattcttttttcttgtttgttgtttggttttttggggCAAGTTAATGAGAAACATTCACATCATAGAAGTTAATTCTatgtttttgaaataaaatcttttcattttgtcattgtGAAAGGTTTGTGCTTCATATTCCTTTTAAGGTGTGTTTCATTTTGACGTCATGAGACATCTAGCTAAAAGAATTGGCCACATAGAACGCCATGCCACTGTGCTAATAGAGAACCGCAGATCTTGCTAGAAAAGGGATCACTTTAATTTAGATGTGAAAATCTGAATGCTTGACTTTGTAGGGTAGAAGGTCCGCAGATGACAAGTTGTAGAGTAGGATATACAT
This genomic interval carries:
- the LOC112492968 gene encoding structural maintenance of chromosomes protein 6A isoform X3; translated protein: MNDHISGVFHRPMAGVVKRIRLENFMCHSHLEIELGDSVNFITGQNGSGKSAILTALCVAFGCRAKGTQRASTLKDFIKTGCRFVLHIPFKVCFILTS